The Balneolaceae bacterium genome contains a region encoding:
- a CDS encoding transposase has product MFKKSPKHPQIDLLSSAGQHLDERRQRQLRDPHRWHNSFYEHVFSQIDESIFHVLFDQQMGAPNAPARQLVGMMILKDGFGFSDEQLFEACRFHLLFRQALGLVNLNDPPPTESTYYLFRKRIYEYDREHGTDLLGRVFGAMTSDQILEFDVGGQQIRMDSKLIGSNIASFSRFELVCRTLKVFWRSLSEQAQEIAPQSVYQAMQELAAEDAQSTVYRSTHQEIQQRLEDLGGLVASLLDTYSCEDSSKYDLLKQVFTEQYTIDEDDDDSGQVSARDTQQITADSIQSPDDPECSYRRKGGQAVKGYTVNLTETIDEEQELQLITDVHLAPADCSDADMVGPAIEATEQRTGRHVDTCYADGAYNRSLAKDQQAGQEHVEMVLSGIQGAPSRFELTETEQGVTVHDTKTGTTHQAEPARRQKNTTEQRWRIRLDEGQQYRYFGSSAIRASARRQAIAERPASERNKRNNVEASIWHLTHTLRTDKTCYRGLIKHKLWAWCRAIWVNMRRIQRYISQLDESGEQTGYNTPKTVQIA; this is encoded by the coding sequence ATGTTTAAAAAGTCTCCAAAACACCCTCAGATTGACCTGTTATCCTCGGCTGGCCAGCATCTCGATGAGCGCCGCCAGCGTCAGCTTCGCGATCCCCATCGATGGCATAACTCCTTTTACGAACACGTATTCAGCCAAATCGATGAATCGATCTTCCATGTTCTGTTTGACCAGCAGATGGGCGCACCCAACGCCCCGGCCCGGCAGCTGGTGGGGATGATGATCCTTAAAGACGGATTTGGATTCAGCGACGAGCAGCTCTTTGAAGCCTGCCGGTTCCACCTGCTGTTCCGCCAAGCCCTGGGACTTGTCAATCTCAACGACCCACCTCCCACCGAATCTACCTATTATCTGTTTCGAAAGCGTATCTATGAGTATGACCGCGAGCACGGCACGGACCTGCTTGGCCGGGTGTTTGGGGCCATGACCAGTGATCAGATTCTTGAGTTTGATGTTGGCGGGCAGCAGATTCGTATGGACAGCAAACTGATCGGCAGCAATATCGCCAGTTTTTCCCGCTTTGAGCTGGTCTGCCGGACGCTGAAGGTGTTTTGGCGAAGTCTTTCCGAACAGGCTCAGGAAATTGCCCCCCAATCGGTGTACCAGGCGATGCAGGAGCTGGCCGCCGAGGACGCTCAGAGCACCGTTTACCGCTCCACCCACCAGGAGATTCAACAGCGGCTGGAAGACCTTGGAGGCCTGGTGGCCAGTCTTCTGGATACGTACAGCTGCGAGGACAGTTCTAAATACGATCTTTTGAAGCAGGTTTTTACCGAACAATATACGATCGATGAGGATGATGATGATTCAGGGCAGGTGAGCGCACGGGATACCCAGCAGATCACCGCCGACAGCATCCAGTCGCCTGATGATCCGGAGTGTAGCTACCGGCGTAAAGGCGGCCAGGCGGTCAAAGGCTACACCGTGAACCTGACCGAGACGATTGACGAGGAACAGGAGTTACAGTTGATTACCGATGTGCACCTTGCCCCGGCCGATTGCAGCGATGCGGACATGGTGGGCCCGGCCATCGAGGCCACCGAGCAGCGCACCGGCCGCCACGTGGACACCTGCTACGCCGATGGGGCCTACAACCGAAGCCTGGCCAAAGACCAGCAGGCTGGCCAAGAGCATGTGGAGATGGTATTGAGTGGTATTCAGGGCGCTCCCTCACGCTTTGAGCTTACCGAAACCGAGCAGGGAGTGACCGTCCATGACACGAAAACCGGCACCACCCATCAGGCGGAGCCGGCTCGCCGCCAGAAAAACACCACCGAACAGCGATGGAGGATCCGGCTGGACGAGGGGCAACAGTACCGGTATTTCGGGTCGTCGGCCATTCGGGCCTCAGCCCGGCGGCAGGCAATAGCCGAGCGCCCGGCGAGCGAACGCAACAAACGTAATAATGTGGAGGCGAGTATCTGGCACCTGACCCATACCTTACGCACCGATAAAACGTGCTATCGGGGATTAATCAAACATAAATTATGGGCATGGTGTCGGGCCATATGGGTGAATATGAGGCGTATTCAGCGATACATAAGCCAATTGGATGAATCAGGCGAACAAACCGGGTACAATACCCCGAAAACTGTTCAAATAGCCTGA